One Ammoniphilus sp. CFH 90114 genomic window carries:
- a CDS encoding VanZ family protein: MYYWWRWLPALGWMGVIFFLSARTGSELQGMFPFFKSFNFGHVVAYFILSLTFYWALLPLQMKLKWDIRFIAIVLCFFYGISDEWHQSFTPGRMPDLLDIVNDVVGATLAMIGITYVNKVLKK; this comes from the coding sequence ATGTATTACTGGTGGAGATGGCTGCCAGCTCTAGGATGGATGGGGGTCATTTTTTTTCTTTCAGCAAGAACAGGCAGTGAGCTTCAAGGGATGTTCCCATTTTTTAAGAGCTTCAACTTCGGTCACGTAGTGGCTTATTTTATTTTATCCTTGACGTTTTATTGGGCTTTGCTTCCCCTTCAGATGAAACTCAAGTGGGATATTCGGTTCATCGCTATTGTCCTGTGCTTCTTTTATGGCATAAGTGATGAGTGGCATCAGTCCTTTACACCCGGAAGAATGCCCGACCTATTGGATATCGTTAACGATGTAGTGGGAGCTACTCTCGCCATGATAGGGATCACCTATGTGAATAAGGTGCTCAAGAAGTAG
- a CDS encoding peptide-binding protein, with translation MRKTRPLFSLFTLFLSLLLVSTQGTSVTTGSMTREQQEKQHLIVGTIGSPTIFNPYFSADGSSGQVEALLYNGLVRYDPNLNPVPDLSERWEVSADGYHWTFHLKKGVKFHDGVEVTSRDVVFSYNIPRSEGYTGPRASDFEKIKDIQALDPYTVHFTLKEPYAPFLSTCVYAVLPSHLLEKVAVEKLAELPFNTKEPVGTGPYRFVTWKDGQYVQLEGNEEYFDGAPKITSLYFRIIPDQNAQLIQLQSGGIDVMGIPPTDLAVGRLFENQGKVKLHTTPSLAYTYIGYNQKHPFFQDVRVRQALTYALNRQQLVDIVLEGQGQVAHTHGTPLSWAFENEVPRFSYDPEKAKQLLAEAGWKDHDGDGILDKDGEKFSFVLLTNQGNKLREMVSQIVQEQWARIGIEVKPRMMEWSAFINDYVETKKFDAVILAWSIGVDPDPTSIWHSKEIDKGLNFISYRNEIVDQLLEENTRQVDKGKRKEVLQEFQKIIAEEQPYTFLYYSNGITAFPTNLDGIVNHPAGGLYNIQQWRYR, from the coding sequence ATGAGAAAAACTAGACCTCTTTTTTCCCTTTTTACCCTATTTCTTTCTTTGCTTCTAGTGAGCACACAGGGAACATCGGTTACAACAGGGAGTATGACTAGAGAACAGCAAGAAAAACAGCATCTCATTGTTGGAACGATTGGCTCTCCAACCATTTTCAATCCTTATTTTTCAGCAGATGGATCTAGTGGTCAAGTGGAAGCATTGCTTTATAACGGGCTTGTTCGATATGATCCAAATTTAAATCCTGTTCCAGACTTAAGCGAACGCTGGGAAGTATCGGCGGATGGCTATCATTGGACCTTTCACTTGAAAAAAGGAGTAAAGTTCCATGATGGTGTGGAGGTTACTTCAAGAGATGTCGTTTTTTCCTATAATATTCCAAGAAGTGAGGGCTACACCGGCCCGAGAGCTTCGGATTTTGAAAAAATAAAAGACATTCAGGCACTTGACCCCTATACTGTTCATTTTACTTTAAAGGAACCTTATGCCCCTTTTCTTAGTACTTGTGTCTATGCGGTACTTCCATCTCATCTTCTTGAGAAGGTGGCTGTTGAAAAATTAGCCGAACTGCCTTTTAATACAAAAGAACCGGTTGGAACAGGGCCATATCGTTTTGTAACCTGGAAGGATGGCCAGTATGTTCAATTAGAGGGAAATGAAGAATACTTTGATGGTGCGCCAAAAATTACATCGCTTTACTTTCGAATCATCCCGGATCAGAATGCCCAATTAATCCAATTGCAATCGGGAGGGATTGATGTGATGGGGATACCGCCGACTGATCTGGCAGTCGGAAGGCTTTTTGAGAACCAGGGTAAAGTAAAGCTTCATACCACTCCCTCCTTAGCTTATACCTATATTGGGTATAACCAGAAGCATCCGTTTTTTCAGGATGTGCGTGTGAGACAAGCTTTGACCTATGCTCTGAATCGACAGCAATTGGTGGACATTGTTCTTGAAGGGCAGGGACAGGTAGCACATACCCACGGAACGCCCTTAAGCTGGGCCTTTGAGAATGAAGTACCTCGGTTCTCCTATGATCCGGAAAAAGCGAAACAATTGCTTGCTGAAGCCGGTTGGAAAGATCATGATGGAGATGGCATCCTTGATAAGGATGGAGAAAAATTTTCCTTCGTTCTCCTTACCAATCAAGGCAATAAGCTCAGAGAAATGGTATCGCAAATCGTCCAGGAGCAGTGGGCTCGTATCGGTATTGAAGTGAAGCCTCGTATGATGGAGTGGAGTGCTTTCATCAATGACTATGTAGAAACAAAGAAATTTGATGCTGTCATCCTTGCCTGGTCAATCGGAGTTGATCCCGATCCTACTTCTATATGGCACAGCAAGGAGATTGATAAGGGCTTAAACTTTATTTCTTATCGTAATGAAATAGTAGATCAATTGCTTGAAGAGAATACAAGGCAAGTGGATAAAGGGAAGCGCAAAGAGGTACTGCAGGAATTCCAAAAAATTATTGCAGAAGAACAACCTTATACCTTCTTATATTATTCGAATGGCATCACGGCTTTTCCAACGAATCTGGACGGGATCGTGAACCACCCAGCAGGTGGACTGTATAATATACAACAATGGCGTTATCGATGA